The following proteins come from a genomic window of Candidatus Bipolaricaulis sibiricus:
- a CDS encoding 2-oxoglutarate/2-oxoacid ferredoxin oxidoreductase, gamma subunit, with translation MSTVVRIAGSAGQGVQTLGDILARSVFRSGLYLHGEMSYHSRIRGGENTFTLRIGESPVLATEAQADLLVALNEEMLVVHRPAVREGGVVFTDEEVGEPGHGAVRLPAGRLARDELKLPIAAGVILLGAAARFLGLTPEVVRAEIRAAFGEKAEPNVRAVDLGYAHGPAGTPRLPAPRFAPGDRMLLTGGQAVGAGAIAAGCRFVASYPMTPGTAVFEFIAQHAAQHGIVVEQAEDEIAAINMALGASYAGARALVTTSGGGFALMVEGLSLARMIETPVVIHLGQRPGPATGLPTRTGQENLLFALHAGHGEFPRYIVAPTDPADAFYLTMKAFEVAEKYQVPAFVLTDQFLVDSYAVVSALSPTRVPVEEHLVPVEELDRLGRYERFAVTRSGISPRALPGVSEKLVLVDSDEHDPYGRITEDLGVRRAMVEKRLRKADGMREEISPPEIYPAGSLRGKRVLLGWGSTYGAIREATERLGEGYAHVHLRELWPLRTEELRRVWGEAEEVILVEETATGQLGRLVGGETGLRPHRFVPRYDGRPFTAEDILGALR, from the coding sequence TATCACTCCCGGATCCGGGGAGGTGAGAACACGTTCACCCTCCGGATCGGGGAGTCGCCGGTGCTGGCGACGGAGGCCCAAGCGGATCTCCTCGTGGCCCTCAACGAGGAGATGCTCGTCGTTCACCGGCCTGCGGTGCGCGAGGGCGGCGTGGTCTTCACGGACGAGGAGGTGGGGGAACCGGGCCACGGTGCGGTGCGCCTGCCGGCGGGGCGTCTCGCCCGGGATGAGCTCAAGCTCCCCATCGCGGCGGGGGTGATCCTCCTCGGGGCGGCAGCGAGGTTCCTGGGCCTCACGCCGGAGGTGGTGCGGGCGGAGATCCGTGCTGCGTTCGGCGAGAAGGCTGAGCCGAACGTGCGGGCAGTGGATCTGGGGTACGCGCACGGTCCTGCAGGCACGCCGAGGTTGCCCGCGCCCCGGTTCGCGCCGGGGGACCGGATGCTGCTCACGGGCGGGCAGGCGGTGGGCGCCGGCGCAATCGCCGCGGGTTGCCGGTTCGTGGCCTCGTACCCGATGACCCCGGGCACGGCGGTGTTCGAGTTCATCGCCCAGCACGCGGCACAACACGGGATCGTGGTCGAGCAGGCCGAGGACGAGATCGCGGCGATCAACATGGCCCTCGGCGCTTCCTACGCCGGGGCGCGGGCCCTCGTCACGACCTCCGGGGGCGGGTTCGCGCTGATGGTCGAGGGTCTGTCGCTGGCGCGGATGATCGAGACCCCCGTCGTGATCCACCTCGGCCAGCGGCCCGGTCCGGCGACCGGGCTTCCCACCCGGACGGGGCAGGAGAACCTCCTGTTCGCCCTCCACGCCGGGCACGGGGAGTTCCCGCGGTACATCGTTGCCCCCACCGACCCCGCCGATGCGTTCTACCTCACGATGAAGGCGTTCGAGGTCGCGGAGAAGTACCAGGTTCCGGCGTTCGTCCTCACGGATCAGTTCCTGGTGGACTCCTACGCGGTGGTTTCCGCCTTGAGCCCGACGCGGGTGCCGGTAGAGGAGCACCTCGTTCCGGTCGAGGAGCTCGATCGGCTGGGCCGCTACGAGCGGTTCGCCGTCACCCGATCCGGGATCTCCCCCCGCGCCCTCCCCGGCGTGTCGGAGAAGCTGGTCCTCGTGGATTCCGACGAGCACGACCCGTACGGACGGATCACCGAGGACCTTGGGGTCCGGAGGGCGATGGTCGAGAAGCGGCTGCGAAAGGCGGATGGGATGCGGGAGGAGATCTCCCCACCCGAGATCTACCCTGCGGGATCGCTGCGCGGGAAGCGCGTGCTCCTCGGGTGGGGCTCGACGTACGGCGCGATCCGGGAGGCGACGGAACGGCTGGGGGAGGGGTACGCCCACGTCCACCTCCGCGAGCTGTGGCCCTTGCGGACGGAGGAGCTCCGGCGGGTGTGGGGCGAGGCCGAGGAGGTCATCCTCGTGGAGGAGACGGCCACCGGACAGCTGGGGAGGCTCGTCGGCGGCGAGACGGGGCTCCGACCGCACCGGTTCGTCCCGCGCTACGACGGCCGGCCGTTCACCGCCGAGGACATCCTGGGGGCCCTTCGATGA
- a CDS encoding 2-oxoglutarate/2-oxoacid ferredoxin oxidoreductase, beta subunit, which produces MAELNGEKYLADVEIAWCPGCGNFAIRKSLARALAQVDLPPHKVVLVTGIGQAAKIAHYVNLNGFNGLHGRTIAAAAGVKLARPDLTVIAESGDGDLYGEGGNHLVHNIRRNVDLTVIAHDNRVYGLTKGQASPTAPRGYRTRAQPAGSPSAPLNPLALAVAVGAPFVAQAFSGEIERTADLIAQGIRHKGFALVNVLHPCPSWNRVQTFAWYRERLVHLEERGHDPTDRAAAFAVAIGSGEEIPIGVVYRTERPTFADGHPVLAGDPVGLRPLPSPEDVRPILEGFL; this is translated from the coding sequence GTGGCGGAGCTGAACGGGGAGAAGTACCTGGCCGACGTCGAGATCGCGTGGTGCCCGGGGTGTGGGAACTTCGCGATTCGGAAGTCCCTCGCCCGCGCGCTCGCTCAGGTCGACCTTCCGCCCCACAAGGTGGTCCTCGTGACGGGGATCGGCCAGGCGGCGAAGATCGCCCACTACGTCAACCTGAACGGGTTCAACGGCCTCCACGGCCGGACGATCGCCGCCGCGGCGGGGGTCAAGCTCGCGCGGCCGGACCTCACCGTGATCGCCGAGTCGGGGGACGGGGACCTGTACGGGGAGGGGGGGAACCACCTCGTCCACAACATCCGCCGCAACGTGGACCTGACCGTGATCGCCCACGACAACCGCGTGTACGGGCTCACCAAGGGCCAGGCGTCCCCGACCGCGCCCCGCGGCTACCGGACCCGGGCCCAGCCAGCGGGCAGCCCCTCCGCCCCGCTGAACCCCCTCGCCCTGGCGGTGGCCGTCGGCGCGCCGTTCGTGGCCCAGGCGTTCTCCGGGGAGATCGAGCGGACAGCGGACCTCATCGCCCAGGGGATTCGGCACAAGGGGTTCGCGCTCGTGAACGTCCTTCACCCTTGTCCAAGCTGGAACCGGGTCCAGACGTTCGCGTGGTACCGGGAGCGTCTCGTCCACCTCGAGGAGCGGGGGCACGACCCGACCGACCGCGCGGCGGCGTTCGCCGTGGCAATCGGCAGCGGGGAGGAGATCCCGATCGGTGTCGTCTACCGGACGGAGCGGCCGACGTTCGCCGACGGGCACCCCGTCCTGGCTGGTGACCCGGTGGGCCTGCGCCCCCTTCCGTCCCCGGAAGACGTGCGACCCATCCTGGAAGGATTCCTGTAG
- a CDS encoding Peptidase C45, acyl-coenzyme A:6-aminopenicillanic acid acyl-transferase: protein MSAPLPILELAGGPRAIGLGHGREASDRIKNNLSLYTRRYRDEVGLEQAEVHRRAAMWLERVSELDPPYAAALRGVAAGSGLSVLDIAALNARYELFYSEFSSTGLATACTAFAILPACAGGGLLVGENWDWFPEVEGVWLRVRWGDLTVLAFTEAGIVGGKIGFNSAGIGLAVTGLLSHLDRWDGEGIPFHVRAWRVLLSSDLDAAAAVVEAGRSPCSASFLVGDATRGRASAFERAPTGTAQIEPDNGILVHANHFLRAEQLGVREPLAEDRRSTHLRQRRLADRLTQAAGAGQVSVESVQDALRDHVGRPDSVCRHESPLFPPALNYRTVLSVVMDLRARRLQYAAGPPCAGAYHEIAL from the coding sequence GTGAGCGCGCCACTCCCCATCCTGGAGTTGGCAGGCGGCCCCCGTGCCATCGGCCTCGGCCACGGACGAGAGGCGAGCGATCGGATCAAGAACAACCTCTCCCTCTACACCCGCCGGTACCGTGACGAGGTGGGGCTGGAACAGGCCGAGGTTCATCGACGTGCTGCGATGTGGCTGGAGCGCGTCTCTGAACTGGACCCGCCCTACGCAGCCGCACTGAGGGGCGTTGCTGCCGGTTCCGGGCTGTCCGTCCTCGACATCGCTGCGCTCAATGCCCGCTACGAGCTCTTCTACAGCGAGTTCTCCTCCACCGGTCTGGCCACGGCCTGCACCGCGTTCGCCATCCTCCCCGCGTGCGCCGGAGGCGGCCTCCTCGTGGGCGAGAACTGGGATTGGTTCCCCGAGGTGGAGGGCGTGTGGCTGAGGGTTCGCTGGGGAGACCTCACCGTGCTCGCCTTCACCGAGGCGGGAATCGTCGGGGGGAAGATCGGCTTCAACTCGGCCGGGATCGGCCTCGCGGTGACCGGCCTCCTGTCTCACCTCGATAGGTGGGATGGCGAAGGAATCCCCTTCCACGTCCGCGCGTGGCGCGTCCTTCTCTCCTCGGACCTCGACGCCGCGGCGGCCGTGGTTGAGGCAGGAAGGAGCCCGTGCTCAGCGAGCTTCCTCGTCGGCGATGCCACGCGAGGCCGAGCGAGCGCCTTCGAACGGGCTCCGACCGGGACCGCACAGATCGAGCCCGACAACGGGATCCTCGTCCACGCAAACCATTTCCTTCGCGCCGAGCAGCTCGGGGTACGAGAACCTCTGGCCGAGGACCGCCGATCCACCCACCTCCGTCAACGCCGGCTGGCGGACCGGCTCACCCAAGCGGCAGGCGCGGGGCAAGTGTCGGTAGAATCCGTTCAGGACGCGCTTCGGGACCACGTCGGCCGCCCCGACTCCGTGTGCCGTCACGAGAGCCCGCTCTTCCCACCCGCGCTCAACTACCGAACCGTGCTCTCCGTGGTGATGGACCTCCGAGCGCGACGTCTGCAGTACGCCGCTGGTCCACCGTGCGCGGGCGCGTACCACGAGATCGCCCTCTAG
- a CDS encoding 16S rRNA (cytidine(1402)-2'-O)-methyltransferase yields the protein MAGTLYVCSTPIGNLEDITLRALRVLREVDLIVGEDTRRTRKLLSHYGIHTRFAPSLFQGAEDERTREVIALLRAGKTVALVSDAGTPLLSDPGYPLVRACVGEGIPVVPVPGPSALLAALVASGLPMDRFLFLGHLPRQPGPRGKALEVLDTVDCTVVFYESPHRIAASLRQLAERWGSRPVAVARELTKLHEEFVRGTAAEVERALAARAEVRGELAIVVGPPGDTTHSAPSPEAARTVYAELIAAGLSPREALQETAHRLNLSRRRVYQTLHSKSDGSASAA from the coding sequence ATGGCGGGGACGCTCTACGTGTGCTCGACCCCGATCGGAAACCTCGAGGACATCACCCTGCGCGCGCTGCGGGTCCTCCGCGAGGTCGATCTGATCGTGGGCGAGGACACCCGGCGGACGCGGAAGCTCCTCTCCCACTACGGCATCCACACCCGGTTCGCCCCAAGCCTGTTCCAGGGCGCGGAGGACGAACGGACCCGGGAGGTGATCGCCCTCCTCCGCGCTGGGAAGACCGTGGCCCTCGTGTCCGACGCAGGGACGCCGCTCCTGTCCGATCCCGGCTACCCGCTCGTCCGGGCGTGCGTGGGGGAGGGGATCCCCGTCGTGCCCGTCCCCGGGCCGAGCGCGCTGCTCGCTGCCCTCGTCGCCTCGGGGCTCCCCATGGACCGGTTCCTGTTCCTCGGCCACCTCCCTCGCCAGCCGGGCCCCCGCGGGAAGGCCCTCGAAGTGCTGGATACGGTGGACTGCACGGTGGTGTTCTACGAGTCCCCCCACCGGATCGCTGCTTCGCTCCGGCAGCTCGCCGAGCGGTGGGGCTCCCGCCCCGTGGCCGTCGCCCGCGAGCTCACGAAGCTCCACGAGGAGTTCGTTCGTGGCACGGCGGCAGAGGTGGAACGGGCCCTTGCCGCGCGGGCCGAGGTGAGGGGTGAGCTGGCGATCGTGGTCGGCCCACCCGGCGACACGACGCACTCCGCGCCGTCCCCCGAGGCTGCGCGCACCGTGTACGCCGAGCTCATCGCGGCGGGTCTCTCCCCTCGCGAAGCGCTCCAGGAGACGGCGCACCGCTTGAACCTGAGCCGCCGCCGGGTGTACCAGACCCTCCACTCCAAGTCCGACGGATCTGCCTCCGCAGCGTAG
- a CDS encoding peptide chain release factor 2, translating into MDEHLRDLRDRIERLGKSLDADGLRNQIQTIEREMAQPGFWDDRSASQAKVRELEAAKGRLGEYSRLTAALDEVEVLFELADEEGDEATRAEAEAALAKLDEDFERVRVQFLLSGPYDGSDCFLALNAGAGGTDSQDWTEMLLRMYTRFCERAGFAVRLVDESPGEEAGLKSATLEVKGRNAFGILRGETGVHRLVRISPFDSAARRHTSFASVTVTPIVPEDDLVIADDDLKIDSFRAGGPGGQHMQKNETAVRITHLPTGIVVGCQNERSQMQNKLTAMRMLRAKLRALMEQEQARRLDELRGELADIEWGHQIRSYVLQPYQLVKDHRTEVEVGNVQAVLDGDLWPFIWAWLERTQITAKD; encoded by the coding sequence GTGGACGAGCATCTGCGCGATCTGCGGGACCGGATCGAGCGCCTCGGGAAGAGCCTGGACGCTGACGGGCTCCGGAACCAGATCCAGACCATCGAGCGAGAGATGGCCCAGCCTGGGTTCTGGGACGACCGGTCTGCAAGCCAGGCCAAGGTGCGGGAGTTGGAGGCGGCGAAGGGGCGCCTGGGCGAGTACTCCCGCCTCACCGCGGCGCTCGACGAGGTGGAGGTCCTGTTCGAGCTCGCCGACGAAGAGGGGGACGAGGCGACGCGGGCCGAGGCCGAGGCCGCCCTCGCCAAGCTCGACGAGGATTTCGAACGGGTACGCGTCCAGTTCCTCCTGTCCGGGCCCTACGACGGGAGCGATTGCTTCCTCGCCCTCAACGCTGGGGCTGGGGGCACGGACTCCCAGGACTGGACGGAGATGCTGCTCCGCATGTACACCCGGTTCTGCGAGCGGGCAGGGTTCGCGGTGAGGTTGGTTGACGAGTCGCCGGGTGAGGAGGCCGGCCTCAAGTCGGCCACCCTCGAGGTCAAAGGGCGGAATGCGTTCGGAATCCTGAGGGGCGAGACCGGAGTCCACCGGTTGGTGCGGATCTCTCCGTTCGACTCGGCAGCCCGGCGCCACACCTCGTTTGCTTCGGTCACGGTCACGCCGATCGTTCCCGAGGACGACCTCGTGATCGCCGACGACGACCTCAAGATCGACTCGTTCCGCGCTGGGGGTCCCGGCGGGCAGCACATGCAGAAGAACGAGACCGCGGTTCGGATCACCCACCTGCCGACCGGGATCGTGGTCGGGTGCCAGAACGAGCGGTCCCAGATGCAGAACAAGCTCACCGCGATGCGAATGCTGCGCGCGAAGCTCCGGGCCCTGATGGAGCAGGAACAGGCACGGAGGTTGGACGAACTGCGCGGGGAACTGGCGGACATCGAGTGGGGGCACCAGATCCGATCCTACGTCCTCCAGCCCTACCAGCTGGTCAAGGACCACCGCACTGAGGTCGAGGTGGGGAACGTCCAGGCCGTGCTCGACGGCGACCTGTGGCCCTTCATTTGGGCCTGGCTGGAACGCACCCAGATCACGGCCAAGGATTAG
- a CDS encoding peptidase C39 bacteriocin processing, whose product MAELLLLVELLFQPLAHRDLRYEGVVGQADWYTCGAAAVATLLTYYYGIDTTEAETLELAEGFMIAAGRKPGQALTALALRQTLEAKGIPTRGYRVSPEALADYFARGGLPVILHLSEPQRHFVVGVGMVGDHIVLADPSWGQSSLPFSTFVDERGYSEVVLVPIPPPELSFLVQERQQEALRRAEERLAALARLRERLP is encoded by the coding sequence TTGGCGGAACTGCTCTTGCTCGTGGAGCTCCTGTTCCAGCCCCTGGCGCACCGGGACCTGCGCTACGAGGGGGTGGTGGGGCAGGCGGACTGGTACACGTGCGGGGCAGCGGCAGTAGCGACGCTGCTCACCTACTACTACGGCATTGATACCACAGAGGCCGAGACCCTGGAACTGGCCGAGGGGTTCATGATCGCTGCAGGCCGCAAGCCCGGACAGGCCCTCACCGCGCTCGCCCTCCGGCAAACCCTGGAAGCCAAGGGCATCCCCACCCGAGGGTATAGAGTGTCGCCCGAGGCCCTGGCCGACTACTTCGCCCGCGGCGGGCTGCCGGTGATCCTCCACCTCAGCGAACCGCAGAGGCACTTCGTGGTCGGCGTGGGGATGGTGGGAGACCACATCGTCCTTGCCGATCCGTCGTGGGGGCAGAGCAGCCTCCCGTTCTCGACCTTCGTGGATGAGCGAGGCTACAGCGAGGTCGTGCTGGTCCCGATCCCGCCGCCCGAGCTGTCTTTCCTGGTTCAGGAGCGGCAACAGGAAGCGCTTCGGCGCGCGGAGGAACGGCTTGCGGCCCTGGCTCGGCTCCGGGAGAGGTTGCCGTGA